From Candidatus Nucleicultrix amoebiphila FS5, a single genomic window includes:
- the cydX gene encoding cytochrome bd-I oxidase subunit CydX, which produces MWYFSWVLGLGLAATFGILNAMWFELKESDKKNSK; this is translated from the coding sequence ATGTGGTATTTTTCATGGGTATTAGGACTGGGTCTCGCGGCCACTTTTGGCATTCTCAACGCCATGTGGTTTGAACTCAAAGAATCTGATAAGAAAAACTCAAAGTAA